In bacterium, one genomic interval encodes:
- the rplF gene encoding 50S ribosomal protein L6: protein MSRIGLKPISIPQGVTFEIEGDTSIVKGPKGELRQHIPAGLEYRLEDGGLKIGRPDESKPMKARHGLVRALIANQVVGVTTGFMKSLEIIGVGYRAQVKGQVLDLQLQYSHPVEYPIPADVEIVCPEPTRIDIRGLDKQRVGQVAAEIRAYRKPEPYKGKGIRYVGEKITRKAGKSAAK from the coding sequence ATGTCGCGCATCGGACTGAAGCCGATCAGCATCCCGCAGGGCGTGACCTTCGAGATCGAGGGCGACACCTCGATCGTGAAGGGCCCCAAGGGCGAGCTGCGGCAGCATATTCCCGCGGGTCTGGAGTACAGGCTCGAGGACGGCGGCCTGAAGATCGGCCGCCCGGACGAAAGCAAGCCCATGAAGGCCCGCCACGGTCTCGTGCGCGCCCTGATCGCCAACCAGGTCGTCGGCGTGACGACGGGCTTCATGAAGTCGCTCGAGATCATCGGCGTGGGCTACCGCGCGCAGGTCAAGGGCCAGGTGCTGGACCTCCAGCTCCAGTACAGCCACCCGGTGGAGTACCCGATCCCGGCCGACGTCGAGATCGTCTGCCCCGAGCCGACCCGCATCGACATCCGCGGGCTCGACAAGCAGCGCGTGGGCCAGGTGGCCGCGGAGATCCGCGCCTACCGCAAGCCGGAACCCTACAAGGGCAAGGGCATCCGTTACGTCGGCGAGAAGATCACCCGGAAGGCCGGCAAGTCCGCCGCCAAGTAG